A section of the Ornithinimicrobium sufpigmenti genome encodes:
- a CDS encoding ABC transporter substrate-binding protein has protein sequence MLRYGATLPISSLDGVRSSANEATSLLYSRLVTVDAFGEIALDLAGSHDVSPDGLQHTFRPRGDATWSDDRPVTAEDLTLALRLVSDPGLRARSAFRLVHVRSVESVGDATVVTLTRPMPSFLHALNKVRVVPAHRHTAEEYAEGACDADPVGSGPYRLVERTEGGCTFEARQDYFGTVPGIGTIRMQQIAQDRDRALALAQDEIDFGQIKAQDVDVLTEDVRAHSIRTRVWRALSFRLSHPLLADARVRRALSELVDREEVVLRALGGYGLPQYWPTPPSSWASPQDVPPTGVEQAAETLTEAGWERSAGGWWKDGQQLVLRLAYLESETFRRVTSEVIAEQFGRFGIPVQLTPITWEAYRDMDAHGLRDTEHDGMVVGWSGGVDPYENLASRYRSDGVYNRDGYRNPRLDDVLDRAVQAPERAEARDLYHQVMRMTHEDSIMAPLANPMYLFGARSHLTGFEDFEVDSFYELPQYANLIRSTT, from the coding sequence ATGCTCCGCTATGGCGCCACCCTGCCCATCTCCAGCCTCGACGGTGTGCGGTCCTCGGCCAACGAGGCCACCTCCCTGCTCTACTCCCGACTCGTCACGGTCGACGCGTTCGGCGAGATTGCCCTCGACCTGGCCGGCTCGCACGACGTCAGTCCCGACGGGCTGCAGCACACCTTCCGACCACGTGGCGACGCGACCTGGTCCGACGATCGGCCGGTGACGGCAGAGGACCTGACGCTGGCGCTGCGCCTCGTGTCAGACCCTGGCTTGCGGGCCCGGTCCGCGTTCCGGCTGGTGCACGTGCGGTCCGTGGAGTCGGTCGGCGACGCGACCGTGGTCACCCTCACCCGGCCCATGCCGTCCTTCCTCCACGCACTGAACAAGGTCCGGGTGGTGCCCGCCCACCGGCACACGGCGGAGGAGTACGCCGAGGGCGCCTGCGACGCGGACCCGGTGGGCAGCGGGCCGTACCGGCTGGTGGAGCGTACCGAGGGGGGCTGCACCTTCGAGGCGCGCCAGGACTACTTCGGCACCGTTCCCGGCATCGGAACCATCAGGATGCAGCAGATCGCCCAGGACCGGGACCGCGCTCTGGCGCTGGCACAGGACGAGATCGACTTCGGCCAGATCAAGGCCCAGGACGTGGACGTCCTCACCGAGGACGTCCGGGCCCACTCCATCCGCACCCGGGTGTGGAGGGCGCTGTCCTTCCGGCTCAGCCACCCCCTTCTCGCCGACGCTCGGGTCCGGCGAGCCCTCTCGGAGCTGGTCGACCGGGAGGAGGTGGTGCTCCGCGCCTTGGGCGGTTACGGCCTCCCGCAGTACTGGCCTACCCCACCCAGCTCCTGGGCCAGCCCTCAGGACGTCCCCCCCACCGGGGTCGAGCAGGCCGCCGAGACCCTGACCGAAGCCGGGTGGGAACGGTCCGCCGGGGGATGGTGGAAGGACGGGCAGCAGCTGGTCCTGAGGCTGGCCTACCTGGAGTCCGAGACGTTCCGTCGGGTGACCAGCGAGGTGATCGCGGAGCAGTTCGGTCGCTTCGGCATCCCCGTACAGCTCACGCCCATCACCTGGGAGGCCTACCGCGACATGGACGCGCACGGGCTTCGGGACACCGAGCACGACGGCATGGTGGTGGGCTGGAGCGGAGGCGTGGACCCCTACGAGAACCTGGCGAGCCGCTACCGCTCCGACGGGGTGTACAACCGCGACGGCTACCGGAACCCGCGTCTCGACGACGTGCTGGACCGGGCCGTGCAGGCCCCCGAACGTGCGGAGGCCCGCGACCTCTACCACCAGGTGATGCGGATGACCCATGAGGACTCGATCATGGCTCCGCTCGCCAACCCCATGTACCTCTTCGGCGCCAGGTCGCACCTGACCGGCTTCGAGGACTTCGAGGTGGACAGCTTCTACGAGCTGCCGCAGTACGCCAATCTCATCCGATCCACCACCTGA
- a CDS encoding ABC transporter substrate-binding protein: protein MKTLRARLLVGVTTALALTACSSGGAPPASTPSAAPNTQASSPTDGSVSTTGAEAPSGPATYVGEIRYEDEDQSAEPQHGGTLRFLARLDADELDPHVGTDTTSIIAGALVYEGLVENVRGEIQPLLAESWDISEDGLTYTFHLRDDAVFHSGRPMVAEDVVYSLERVMDPDTLAPNAASYQDIESVEAPDDQTVVITLSQPFAPMLFQLSALSSVVVDREVVEAGGLSAPPSGGTGPFMLDEHNVGRNLTLEAHPDYWHPELPYLDAIDFTWNPDDNARAAAIRSESVDLLFQPAPTFMETLMNDENLKWYGGSGSLSLHLLLNTQREPFNDERVRQAIFHALDRQELLDVANEGYGIPLNGGYLPPDRWGGLQEPVYGEPDLEKARELLADAGYPEGFEAELTVIGSSAFQLRQAEVEQAQLAQIGIDITLNPVDAQVSRDLTESGEFDMYQSGFGLRADPNERFTAAFHSDGGLNWAKWSDEEFDRLIEEARAIGDQEERAELYQQADRILAERGPAAFTILTASYDVVRNNVMGYSYDPTPSFSIYKHLWLAD, encoded by the coding sequence ATGAAGACACTGCGTGCCCGACTACTGGTCGGGGTCACCACAGCACTCGCGCTCACCGCCTGCTCCAGCGGTGGCGCACCGCCGGCGAGCACCCCCTCGGCCGCGCCGAACACCCAGGCCTCATCGCCGACCGACGGGAGCGTCTCCACCACCGGCGCCGAAGCACCCAGCGGCCCGGCCACCTACGTGGGCGAGATCCGCTACGAGGACGAGGACCAGAGTGCAGAGCCGCAGCACGGCGGCACCCTGCGGTTCCTGGCCCGCCTCGACGCCGACGAGCTGGATCCGCACGTGGGCACGGACACCACGTCCATCATCGCCGGTGCTCTGGTCTACGAGGGCCTCGTCGAGAACGTCCGTGGCGAGATCCAGCCGCTGCTCGCCGAGTCCTGGGACATCTCCGAGGACGGCCTGACCTACACCTTCCACCTGCGCGACGACGCCGTCTTCCACAGCGGCCGCCCGATGGTGGCCGAGGATGTGGTCTATTCCCTCGAGCGGGTGATGGACCCAGACACCCTCGCCCCGAACGCGGCCAGCTACCAGGACATCGAGTCGGTGGAGGCACCGGACGACCAGACCGTCGTCATCACGCTCTCCCAGCCGTTCGCGCCGATGCTGTTCCAGCTCAGTGCACTGTCCTCCGTGGTCGTGGACCGTGAGGTGGTCGAGGCCGGCGGCTTGTCGGCTCCGCCGAGCGGCGGAACCGGACCGTTCATGCTGGACGAGCACAACGTCGGACGCAACCTGACCCTAGAGGCCCACCCGGACTACTGGCACCCCGAGCTCCCCTACCTGGACGCGATCGACTTCACCTGGAACCCCGACGACAACGCCCGCGCCGCGGCCATCCGCAGCGAGAGCGTCGACCTGCTGTTCCAGCCGGCGCCCACGTTCATGGAGACCCTAATGAACGACGAGAACCTGAAATGGTACGGCGGGTCCGGCAGCCTGTCCCTGCACCTGCTGCTCAACACCCAGCGTGAGCCGTTCAACGACGAGCGCGTGCGTCAGGCGATCTTCCACGCCCTGGACCGTCAGGAGCTGCTCGACGTGGCCAACGAGGGCTACGGCATCCCGCTCAACGGTGGATACCTGCCGCCGGACCGCTGGGGTGGTCTTCAGGAGCCGGTGTACGGCGAGCCGGACCTGGAGAAGGCGCGCGAGCTGCTCGCCGATGCGGGTTACCCGGAGGGTTTCGAGGCCGAGCTGACGGTCATCGGCAGCTCCGCTTTCCAGCTGCGGCAGGCCGAGGTCGAGCAGGCCCAGCTGGCCCAGATCGGCATCGACATCACGCTCAACCCGGTGGACGCCCAGGTCTCGCGTGACCTCACCGAGTCCGGAGAGTTCGACATGTATCAGAGCGGTTTCGGGCTGCGGGCCGACCCGAACGAGCGGTTCACCGCGGCCTTCCACTCCGATGGTGGGTTGAACTGGGCCAAGTGGAGCGACGAGGAGTTCGACCGACTCATCGAGGAGGCACGGGCGATCGGCGACCAGGAGGAGCGGGCGGAGCTCTACCAGCAGGCCGACCGCATCCTGGCCGAACGCGGCCCCGCCGCCTTCACCATCCTGACGGCCAGCTACGACGTGGTGCGCAACAACGTCATGGGGTACAGCTACGACCCGACGCCGAGCTTCTCCATCTACAAGCACCTCTGGCTCGCCGACTGA
- a CDS encoding tetratricopeptide repeat protein, with protein sequence MPTPSTQDRHIIAARLKGYLNKPHDAIDLLTAALEEDPGSIRLLRFRGHRRISVRDFEGAIADLTTAATHLPEVPDEFELYQKDVEPDAIALILGATDIQDHHPSVQSLEGSPEADRYMTTLHSAVWYHLGVALYLDGQLSEAVEPFRKAYETARHYESKVASLDWSYMILRRLGREQEAEQLLTTFAGLVDEYDAQAAGYHERMELYSGRRSGDDLRDTILGDPIQLATVGYGLGNWYLYNGEPDKAETVFDEVLSAGARYAFAYLAAESERERRGELAAAYR encoded by the coding sequence ATGCCTACCCCGTCCACCCAGGACCGCCACATCATCGCCGCGCGGCTCAAGGGTTATCTGAACAAGCCGCACGACGCTATCGACCTCCTCACCGCCGCGCTGGAGGAAGACCCGGGGAGCATCCGGCTGCTGCGCTTCCGCGGTCACCGGCGTATCTCGGTGCGCGACTTCGAGGGTGCCATTGCCGACCTGACCACGGCCGCAACGCACCTGCCCGAGGTGCCCGACGAGTTCGAGCTGTACCAGAAGGATGTCGAGCCGGACGCGATCGCCCTCATCCTGGGCGCCACCGACATCCAGGACCACCACCCCAGCGTCCAGTCGCTGGAGGGTTCGCCGGAGGCTGACCGATACATGACGACCCTGCACTCGGCCGTCTGGTACCACCTGGGCGTCGCCCTGTACCTCGACGGGCAGCTGAGCGAGGCGGTCGAGCCGTTCCGGAAGGCCTACGAGACGGCACGGCACTACGAGAGCAAGGTCGCCAGCCTGGACTGGAGCTACATGATCCTGCGCCGGCTGGGTCGCGAACAGGAGGCGGAGCAGCTACTCACGACGTTCGCCGGGTTGGTCGACGAGTACGACGCGCAGGCTGCCGGCTACCACGAACGGATGGAGCTCTACTCCGGTCGGCGCAGCGGCGACGACCTCCGCGACACGATCCTCGGCGACCCGATCCAACTGGCCACCGTGGGCTATGGCCTGGGCAACTGGTACCTGTACAACGGCGAGCCGGACAAGGCCGAGACCGTCTTCGACGAGGTGCTGTCCGCCGGGGCCCGCTACGCCTTCGCCTACCTGGCCGCCGAGTCCGAGCGTGAGCGCCGCGGCGAGCTCGCCGCCGCCTACCGCTGA
- a CDS encoding D-2-hydroxyacid dehydrogenase, translating to MSDPRATVLISENLAEAMPQLPERYPDVEFLRVPLRTNAWDDGYARANAVFRSAMDEDLFEEVLRTAEDLRWVQISAAGFDWMGGDLLQQRVRQGLQVTRSWNSYNSSMAEYVIGAMLLMARDFPGMARAQERREWVRVTGREVRGSTVGIFGTGAIGREVAWRTTALGATTIGISRSGAPAEGFHETFPRESIEEVLPRCDYVVLAMPLTPETRNTFTAERFALMKQGAILVNVGRGALIDDQALMDATSSGQIAGAVLDAFVEEPLPEDSPLWSACNIVVTPHCSFRTDRIMDRLCADFTENLDRYLSGQPLEGTMREPALGY from the coding sequence GTGAGCGATCCACGCGCGACGGTCCTGATCAGCGAAAACCTGGCGGAGGCGATGCCGCAGCTGCCAGAGCGCTATCCAGACGTGGAGTTCCTGCGAGTGCCGCTACGCACGAACGCGTGGGACGACGGTTATGCACGGGCCAACGCCGTCTTCCGCAGCGCCATGGACGAGGACCTGTTCGAGGAGGTCCTGCGGACCGCTGAGGACCTGCGGTGGGTGCAGATCTCCGCGGCAGGGTTCGACTGGATGGGAGGTGACCTTCTCCAGCAGCGGGTGCGCCAGGGGCTGCAGGTCACCCGATCCTGGAATTCCTACAACTCCTCGATGGCCGAGTACGTCATCGGTGCCATGCTGCTCATGGCGCGTGACTTCCCGGGGATGGCACGGGCCCAGGAACGCCGCGAGTGGGTCCGGGTGACCGGCCGGGAGGTCCGCGGCTCGACCGTCGGCATCTTCGGCACCGGCGCCATCGGCCGGGAGGTGGCCTGGCGCACGACCGCCCTTGGGGCGACCACCATCGGAATCAGTCGCAGCGGTGCCCCCGCGGAGGGCTTCCACGAGACCTTCCCCCGGGAGTCGATCGAGGAGGTGCTGCCCCGCTGCGACTACGTCGTCCTGGCGATGCCCCTGACGCCGGAGACGCGCAACACCTTCACCGCTGAACGGTTCGCCCTGATGAAGCAGGGGGCCATCCTGGTCAACGTGGGGCGCGGCGCCCTCATCGACGACCAAGCGCTCATGGATGCGACGAGCTCCGGACAGATCGCAGGGGCCGTGCTGGACGCCTTCGTCGAGGAGCCCCTTCCCGAGGACAGCCCCCTGTGGTCTGCGTGCAACATCGTGGTGACCCCCCACTGCTCCTTCCGGACCGACCGCATCATGGACCGTCTGTGCGCCGACTTCACCGAGAATCTGGATCGCTACCTCTCGGGACAGCCGCTCGAGGGGACCATGCGGGAGCCAGCGCTCGGCTACTGA
- a CDS encoding GntR family transcriptional regulator: MPRSAKVEVPPVAVSAEELLLRLVDTEAMPLYLQVVHQVKQRIMTGELADGVQLPAVRALAAHLGINPGTVVQAYRQLASEGLIESLRGRGSVVRPLSGRVSDTMARERLLDSAIDRLVARSRALGIPENQTLQRVSAALLDARTGVPVLFLGQTAEQATRFVGDLQRRYESHKATFQPLSMEELRTKGTESMERALEVSYTILTFATLVPELERLLDQRGVEAEIIGVRAELTQASLGRLGELSTQGRCAVVTESHAISTVLAEVERLAGIDRHDVQVVHRLPEGGLAVDELRPTLDSGCTLVYTSGVRAEVAALGLPPERLAELSFRLTPATLRKLDRRWRTAKGEEA, encoded by the coding sequence ATGCCACGTAGTGCGAAGGTCGAGGTGCCGCCGGTCGCCGTCAGCGCTGAGGAGCTGCTGCTGAGACTGGTCGACACGGAGGCCATGCCCCTGTACCTCCAGGTCGTGCACCAGGTGAAGCAGCGCATCATGACCGGCGAGCTGGCGGACGGCGTGCAGCTGCCCGCGGTCCGGGCGCTCGCCGCCCATCTGGGGATCAACCCGGGCACGGTGGTCCAGGCCTACCGCCAGCTGGCGTCCGAGGGCTTGATCGAGTCCCTGCGGGGCCGTGGCTCCGTGGTGCGTCCCCTGAGCGGGCGGGTCTCGGACACCATGGCCCGGGAGCGGTTGCTGGATTCAGCCATCGACCGTCTCGTCGCCCGTTCCCGCGCCCTCGGTATTCCTGAGAACCAGACCCTGCAGCGGGTCAGCGCGGCCCTGCTCGACGCCCGGACGGGCGTGCCCGTTCTCTTCCTGGGGCAGACCGCCGAGCAGGCCACCCGGTTCGTCGGTGACCTGCAGCGACGCTATGAGAGCCACAAGGCCACCTTCCAGCCCTTGAGCATGGAGGAGCTGAGGACAAAGGGCACCGAGAGCATGGAGCGCGCACTCGAGGTCTCCTACACCATCCTCACCTTCGCCACCCTGGTCCCCGAGCTGGAGCGCCTGCTCGACCAGCGTGGGGTGGAGGCGGAGATCATCGGCGTACGAGCAGAGCTGACCCAGGCCTCGCTGGGACGACTGGGTGAGCTGTCGACCCAGGGCAGGTGCGCCGTGGTCACAGAGTCGCATGCGATCAGCACCGTGCTGGCGGAGGTCGAGCGTCTCGCCGGGATCGACCGTCACGACGTGCAGGTGGTGCACCGGCTCCCCGAGGGCGGTCTCGCTGTGGACGAGCTGCGCCCGACGCTCGACAGCGGCTGCACGCTGGTCTACACCTCCGGGGTGAGGGCCGAGGTCGCAGCCCTCGGCCTGCCGCCCGAACGCCTGGCCGAGCTGAGCTTCCGCCTGACCCCAGCCACGCTGCGCAAACTCGACCGGCGGTGGCGCACGGCCAAGGGGGAGGAGGCGTGA
- a CDS encoding serine hydrolase domain-containing protein, giving the protein MPTAPSIDVQTLTAAAERGSFSGLVALDVPGREPVIHAFGHAHRGLAVPHTRSTRYALASGGKTFTALAVLRLVEDGALRLGDPVRPVLGYDLPLVDDAVTVEHLLTHTSGMGDYLDESAGWESDDYVLQVPVHTLTDTEAFVPVIDGVEQAFAPGERFAYCNGGYVLLALVVQRVSGQSYHSYVEQEVCRRAGLGATGFLRSDELPGDAALGYLYDDGLRTNVLHLPVVGNGDGGIYSTAEDLHRFWGALADGKVVGEQMLQALTAPRHDVPDEGLRYAAGLWLHESAPLWVMEGADAGVSFRSTHDPATGATLSVLGNTSDGAWPVIGELADLLAG; this is encoded by the coding sequence ATGCCCACCGCCCCCAGCATCGACGTCCAGACCCTCACGGCCGCCGCCGAGCGTGGCAGTTTCAGCGGCCTGGTGGCGCTGGACGTGCCGGGGCGCGAGCCCGTCATCCACGCCTTCGGCCACGCGCACCGGGGGCTGGCGGTGCCCCATACCCGCTCCACCCGCTATGCGCTGGCCAGCGGCGGCAAGACCTTCACCGCGCTCGCGGTCCTGCGCCTGGTCGAGGACGGGGCGCTGCGGCTGGGCGACCCGGTGCGGCCGGTCCTCGGCTACGACCTGCCCCTCGTCGACGACGCGGTGACGGTCGAGCACCTGCTGACGCACACCTCCGGCATGGGTGACTACCTGGACGAGTCGGCGGGGTGGGAGAGCGACGACTACGTGCTCCAGGTGCCGGTGCACACCCTGACCGACACCGAGGCGTTCGTCCCGGTGATCGACGGGGTCGAGCAGGCCTTCGCGCCGGGGGAGCGGTTCGCCTACTGCAACGGCGGCTATGTGCTGCTCGCCCTCGTCGTGCAGCGGGTCAGCGGGCAGTCCTACCACTCCTACGTCGAGCAGGAGGTATGCCGTCGCGCCGGCCTGGGTGCGACCGGGTTCCTGCGCAGCGACGAGCTCCCCGGTGACGCGGCGCTCGGCTACCTCTACGACGACGGCCTGCGCACCAACGTCCTGCACCTGCCGGTCGTCGGCAACGGGGACGGTGGCATCTACTCCACCGCCGAGGACCTGCACCGCTTCTGGGGCGCCCTCGCTGACGGCAAGGTGGTGGGGGAGCAGATGCTGCAGGCGTTGACCGCGCCGCGGCACGACGTGCCCGACGAGGGCCTGCGCTATGCCGCCGGACTGTGGCTGCACGAGTCGGCGCCGCTGTGGGTGATGGAGGGCGCCGACGCCGGCGTCTCCTTCCGCTCCACCCACGACCCCGCCACCGGCGCGACCCTCAGCGTGCTCGGCAACACCTCAGACGGCGCCTGGCCGGTCATCGGCGAGCTGGCGGACCTGCTCGCCGGCTGA
- a CDS encoding tautomerase family protein, whose amino-acid sequence MAIVRVEMGKRPQPERESIIAGITDVLVAHGSPRENTHVILYEIDYDVWAKGGLPYSVRAKTVPQPSGTHPGSAGEVAGQHEASDS is encoded by the coding sequence ATGGCTATCGTCCGGGTCGAGATGGGCAAGCGCCCCCAACCAGAACGCGAGTCGATCATCGCCGGGATCACCGATGTCCTGGTGGCCCACGGGTCACCCCGGGAGAACACCCACGTGATCCTCTATGAGATCGACTACGACGTCTGGGCCAAGGGCGGTCTGCCCTACAGCGTCCGCGCCAAGACCGTCCCCCAGCCGTCCGGCACTCATCCGGGGTCGGCCGGCGAGGTCGCCGGTCAGCACGAGGCCTCCGACTCGTGA
- a CDS encoding bifunctional copper resistance protein CopD/cytochrome c oxidase assembly protein has translation MVTRAGGSGDAGGRTLVVAAGVALLGSLVLAVWATGAAAPPVLGDPGPVVRWGLPAVTALSRAAAALAVGALVVGITVVPAAHPPAPTWVRLRNLATCAAAAWAVLQGGQLLLTFLDVAGGWPTSEVMVHLTDFLDLSSGRTLAAATLTTALVAVAALVARGPGEAWIALLLAGVALLQLAGLGHAGGTQGHGTAVLGMWLHTGAACVWVGGLLVLVLVLARGHDAEQLVPWTTRYSTLALWSYAVLTYSGVVSLVVRIDGPGDIFSSGWGLIVLTKVVLLGWLGVLGTAHRRLTLPLLERGRPRAFGRLAAGEVVLMAAVMGLSVALARTDPPQTASVPATDVSGQLTGYAAPPAPGVLTYLTQVRIEPVTLLIAGSALVVYLRWVLTLRSRGQAWPVRRTTSAVVGIVGFAWATNGGLAVYGSVQFSAHVAQHLLLAVVLPVAYAGAAPVTLALRALPRRDDGSDGPREWLLALLHSRVGRVLVTPLVAAVHIVAAVALLYLTPLHGLALASPVTNLVVVLYLSLAGYLLTNALIGTDPGPLRPPPGIRLVLLLPSVLFYGVLGLSLRTGADLAGPGYYAGTGLPWLADPLADQQLGGALVWALGELPALGLAVLIALRWALAGQGRADTSTGPPTTVPRGR, from the coding sequence GTGGTCACCAGAGCCGGCGGCAGCGGGGACGCCGGAGGGCGCACCCTCGTGGTCGCCGCGGGGGTGGCCCTGCTGGGGTCGCTCGTCCTGGCCGTCTGGGCCACCGGGGCCGCTGCCCCGCCCGTTCTCGGCGACCCCGGGCCGGTCGTCCGCTGGGGGCTGCCGGCCGTCACCGCCCTGTCCCGGGCCGCGGCGGCGCTGGCCGTCGGCGCCCTGGTCGTCGGCATCACGGTGGTGCCGGCGGCCCATCCGCCCGCCCCGACCTGGGTCAGGCTGCGCAACCTGGCGACCTGCGCCGCCGCGGCGTGGGCGGTGCTCCAGGGCGGCCAGCTGCTGCTGACCTTCCTGGACGTGGCCGGTGGCTGGCCGACCAGCGAGGTGATGGTGCACCTCACCGACTTCCTCGACCTGAGCAGCGGTCGAACGCTGGCCGCGGCCACCCTCACCACCGCCCTGGTCGCCGTCGCCGCCCTCGTCGCCCGCGGCCCCGGCGAGGCATGGATCGCGCTCCTGCTGGCCGGTGTGGCGCTGCTGCAGCTGGCCGGGTTGGGGCACGCCGGGGGCACGCAGGGCCACGGCACGGCCGTGCTGGGGATGTGGCTGCATACCGGCGCCGCCTGCGTCTGGGTCGGAGGCCTGCTCGTCCTCGTGCTGGTCCTCGCGCGGGGCCACGACGCGGAGCAGCTGGTCCCGTGGACGACGCGATACTCCACCCTCGCCCTGTGGTCCTACGCCGTCCTGACCTACTCCGGGGTGGTCAGCCTGGTCGTCCGCATCGACGGCCCCGGGGACATCTTCAGCTCCGGCTGGGGCCTCATCGTGCTCACCAAGGTGGTCCTGCTCGGGTGGCTGGGCGTCCTGGGGACGGCGCACCGACGGCTGACCCTGCCGCTGCTGGAGCGTGGACGGCCCCGTGCCTTCGGGCGGCTCGCCGCCGGCGAGGTCGTGCTCATGGCTGCCGTGATGGGCCTGTCGGTCGCGCTGGCCCGCACCGACCCCCCTCAGACCGCCAGCGTGCCCGCGACCGATGTGTCTGGACAGCTGACCGGGTATGCCGCTCCGCCGGCTCCCGGCGTCCTGACCTACCTCACGCAGGTGCGCATCGAACCGGTCACCCTGCTGATCGCCGGGTCTGCGCTCGTCGTCTACCTGCGCTGGGTGCTCACCCTCCGGTCCCGCGGCCAGGCCTGGCCGGTGCGCCGCACGACCAGCGCGGTCGTCGGGATCGTCGGCTTCGCGTGGGCGACCAATGGCGGGCTGGCGGTCTACGGCTCTGTCCAGTTCAGCGCGCACGTGGCCCAGCACCTGCTGCTCGCGGTCGTGCTGCCGGTCGCCTATGCAGGCGCCGCGCCGGTCACGCTGGCGCTGCGGGCGCTGCCCCGTCGGGACGACGGCTCCGACGGCCCGCGCGAGTGGCTGCTGGCCCTCCTGCACAGCAGGGTCGGCCGGGTGCTGGTCACCCCGCTCGTGGCCGCCGTGCACATCGTGGCCGCGGTGGCGCTGCTCTACCTCACCCCGCTCCACGGGCTGGCCCTTGCCAGCCCCGTGACCAACCTGGTCGTCGTGCTCTACCTCTCCCTCGCGGGGTACCTCCTCACCAACGCGCTCATCGGCACCGACCCCGGCCCCCTCCGGCCTCCTCCCGGCATCCGTCTGGTCCTGCTGCTGCCCTCGGTGCTGTTCTACGGCGTCCTCGGACTTTCCCTCCGGACCGGCGCGGACCTGGCGGGGCCGGGCTACTACGCCGGAACGGGTCTGCCCTGGCTGGCAGATCCTCTCGCCGACCAGCAGCTCGGTGGTGCGTTGGTGTGGGCCCTGGGCGAGCTCCCCGCCCTCGGCCTGGCGGTGCTCATCGCGCTGCGCTGGGCGCTCGCCGGCCAGGGTCGAGCTGACACCTCGACAGGACCGCCCACGACGGTGCCGCGCGGTCGGTGA